A stretch of DNA from Drosophila virilis strain 15010-1051.87 chromosome 5, Dvir_AGI_RSII-ME, whole genome shotgun sequence:
ACGATATCGCCGTGCTCAACATCTCTGCAAGCATAAAAGGAGAGAGAGATTAAAAGACTGCACATGAAAGCTGGTAAGAAGAATTTCATTTATGTTTTGTCAGTATTTTTACGTTGTGTAAAAAGAGTCAAGTTGCTTCAGCAATTTGTTTTATGAAGACCGTCATGATTTTATCATCATAGTGAGATATTCCATAGTATTTAGAGTTACAAACTAGACATACCTGAAGGCGGGCGAGCAGTGGACGCTCATGTTACGATGACGTTTCTCGAAACGACTGTATTTGCGCACAAAGTGCAGATAATCGCGGCGAATGACAATAGTACGTTGCATTTTAGTTTTGCGCACAACGCCGGTCAGGATGCGGCCACGAATTCTCACATTGCCAGTCCATGGGCACTTCTTGTCAATGTAGGTGCCATCGATGGCCTACGGGAAAGAGAACAGCgttaaattttgtatcttGTTTTATGAGCAACATTAAGGGGATTTTCTTCTGATGGCATGCATACCTCACGTGGCGTTTTGAAACCGAGACCAACATCACGGTAACGGCGGAGCACCTTCTTTTTGGTGACGCCGGGCTTGACCTTACGGTTTAGGTTAACACCGAACTGCTTTTGGAAGGCGCGCTCGTTCTGTTTAGCATGGCACGCGACAAGTTAAATGGATGCGGGGTACAGAAACGTGCAGGTGGGCGCAGGCGGGGCGTTTGTTGTTTGGAAAGATGGAACAGAGAAAACGGGGGCGGAACATTAGTCAAATTTGCACTGAAACTCTTACCTCGGCTGGGATTTTAAACCCCAAACCAATTTGACGATAAAAACGCAAACGCTTCTTGCCGTTGGCACTCTTGCGACGCGTTGTCGGCACCGAGTGCTGCTTGCGAAATGCACGTTCCGTTtgctataataataataataataaaattccGAGTGTGTACATTGTGAGACACCAGCGTTCGAAGCATGCGTGCAAGTGTGGTTAGGTTGAATATGCTGGCCTATCTGGCTGTTGAATTTCGATTTCCCAAACAATACACTCACAATGATTGCGCTGCACAGCAATTGTGTAGTTCAACTCACAATGCACTTAATTTCACATTTCACAGTGCATTTATCTTATAGCAGCGCATTAAATGccgtattttatttaatttcgaaCACATTTTTGCTGCCTTACCTGATCAGCCATGTTGGAGCAAGAGGAAAGAAAGAGCACGCGTTAAAATAGAGATGAACGATATTTAATTGTCAGTTACCtatgaaaagtattttaaagCAATGGTTACTATCGAATATAACGGTTAGACTCGTTACTCTGATAAGGTAAACTCAGTTTTACTTCTGTTCACTTTTATCAGAACTCTTAGATATGTTCAAGTTGTGTACATTTTTTGGCGCTCATATTTAACAGTAAGGTTCATCCGCTGAATTAAAGATTACTTTGAAATCACAACACGGCACATCGCTGCcttaaatatcgatatatgcatcatgtttataaaatatatcggTAATTTTAACATCGAGTAAAAAATATCGCAATTGCACATTACTTTCATCGATTGTGTAGACAATCGATTAAAACGATGTGGCGCTCGCAGGGCTGCAATTAGGATTGGCGcgatttttaaatgtgtttttgaaAACTGAAAGTACGTTGAGCCGCTATTCTGATTTTTATAACTCCTTGATTGTGCTGTAGAAGCTGTTGCTTGAATTGTTTGTAGGGCTGCAGCTAGGGTTAGCGCgattttaaaatgtgtttttgaaAACTGAAAGTACGCtgagcagtttttttttttgtttttttataagtCCTTGATTGTTCTTTAGAAGCTGTTGTTTGAATTGTTTGCATTTCGGCTGCCGCCGCAACATTTGCTCAGCTATTGACCTTCTGCTGGCGCTGACATTGACTTTGATTTTTGCACATAGCTAAGATTTTAAGCCACAGCTGCGCCATACTCATTGACAGCACTTGAAATCCACTTGAGAGGCTTTCAAAAAAATCTCTTTTGTGCGTTCACTTTGCGCTGGCTTAGCAGCCTTTGTACCCCCAGAAGAATTTGCTCTTTGCAGATATATACTATAGATGTATGtgtaagtaaaattaaaaacaaatgcgTCAGCGCTAATTCTTGACATACGACAGCCAGTGAGTAGCAGAATACGTCGTATTAAAAATAATGACAACATAAACAAGTGCAAGTTGGGCAAAGCATGGGATTGCCTTGAAACGAAGACAGTGTCCCGGAGCCTTATACGGCGCTAGCAACAGCTGACACGGCTTCAAGGCGAAAGCAGATGCGCTGCCATTGCTATAAATCCGTTTACGGCTAAACGTCACAGATGAGGGCCAGGCTCAGGCCCGGGCACGGGCTGCCGATGCCTGCTCCTACTGccagcctgcctgcctgcctgcattTCATTGCCATTGTTAGTGCGGATGTCTGCAGCATAAAATAATGGCCAGAGAGCCAGGCTCAGGCTCATGCTCATGCTCATGCTCATGCTGAGGCACAGGCTCGTTGCTGGTGTTGGTGCTGGTTGGGTGGTGACCTTAACCCGCAACAAATTGTCAGAATGGGCACTGGGCGTGGCATGCgtatgctgttgctgtcaaGGTTTTTCAGCGGCCTTACTCGTTGGCAAGGTAAAATAGCTGCATTGCAACGGCAATGAAATCCTTTTGCCGTCGCTTCGCTGAAGGTTTTTTCCGCCGTGTTCATTTTTCGCATATTTGACTCGaggtaaaactaaaaatttgccacaaccacacacacactcacccaTACACACTCTCATGCACatgattaaatttaaattatgacCGCGAGCGCagctctttatttttaataaaaaacgcaaaaaaaagcttttaaactttttcacttattatatttttatgctaattgttgttggacttttttcaaaatgaaaaaagtttgATGGGCGAAAGTTTGTGAAAtatggcaaatgcaaattgtacAATATGCGTCCATTGCTTAAACCCAATGCTCGATTGTGATGAACGCGCTCTCCagtcagctgctgctctttttattatgcatttcgctcagtgtaaattaaaataaaggtTGACGAAGTTGTGCAAATGTaacataaatgtatatatttcttatagaACAGCATGCTGAGTCAATAAAGACAGACAATATTATTAAAGCGCAAAGCAATTTATTGATTAATTTCCGGAATCCTATTCTCTTCTATCTTGTATATAATAAAGGTTCTCGAATACTAGTTCCAGGAAACGGACAGTTTTGCTTTTTGGtacattattttatattctagaAAACTTATAGAGTGTCTATTATTCGACTAGGATCGTACAAGCTTACTCTTAAAGCCACCCTGATCAAATACACTTCAAAgcaaattaagaaaataatttcCATGGCGCATGAGACAATAGCAAAGTcgagcaaataaaaaaaaaagaaaatatgatAACGGCATTAAGTGTGCAGCTTAACGGTACATTAGGTAAACAGTGTTGTCAACTTTGGTGCCGCAACACAACACACaagactgtgtgtgtgtgtgtgtgtacacataaAACTTTCAAGTGGCTGTAGTAAAAACGCTCAGCCATTGACCCTGTCAAGGATGTGGCTACAATGGGTGACCACCCACACACCACCCCCTACTTCCAAGCAAGCCCACACCCACCCCCCGGCAGGGGTGGCTCTACTGCTGTTTGTTGTCCAAGTGTGCGTGCATTTGAAAAGTGACCGAGATAATTTTTGGCATGCTTTGTTTGGTTTTACTTTTGCTGTGgcaatatcaaaaaaaaagtacccATCTTCATTCACGCAGCCCCAAACTTCATACAATTTTgatgagcagcagctgtggctgtggctaaGCCTAAGGTTTGGATTCGGGCTTCTGGATCTGGGCCTACTTGTTGTTCAACAAACAACATTTATGCACTGATGGGAAGAGATGGTGCGGTGTAGGGGGAACGGCATTCGGCTTGTACCTTCATCAGTTCGCAAAACAAACGCAACGAAATTGTTATGAAGCTGGTTAGATGCTTTTGGGACATTGTTCGGCTCCGGCCTGTAGATAGGTACAGTTGCCCCCCTAGCCGCATTCCTTTGCAAAGGGTTGATTTCGTAATTATGCTAATTTCTGTATAACATTCTTCTAAATAcgttttcacaaaaaaaaaagaaaagaaaaacccaCCCCAGATCAAGCATCATCTTTCGACTGAATAGGCGCCGACACTTAAAGCTCAACGGAAATTGCTTAAATTCTTTCGGTACAATTTCCGGCTAAAGGAGGCAACAGCTGCGGTTTCTAAGCAAATAACACAAGTATTTACATAAGTAAATAGATTGGCCTTTTACTGATGAAAAACAAGAAGGGAAATGTTATCATACGATTGCCAAAGATTAGATACCCTTGTAGACGGTTCTGAGAAGGTTTCCTGCCTTCGGATTAGGCGAATATAATCTTGCTTTAAATTTTGATCGATTGTTCCGATTTcagttaatataaaatatagctATTCTATGCGCGGCACATTTCAGTCTAAAATTAATATACGCTTTTTAAGCACATTACAAACAGAAATGAAAATTGGCCTGATTAACTTCTTGACATTTGCACATTTCTCAGCTCGGGGTATAAGGGAACATTTCTTAAGCTGCTTAGCCAACTTTTGGCCAATTACTGACTACAAATTCAGCATTAGGAACTTGTGTTAAGTACATTTTGGTACTTTATAAACGCCAACTGATTTTCTAAACGAGCCTTTCCATCAATCAACAGCTAATGAAGCCTGCTGCAGAGCACACAAGCAgctaattgaaaacttttactCCTTAACTAGCCGTGACGCCTACTACAAATCCGGCGGCCCAAGCCCACCTGCCTGGCCAGAGGATTTTACCCTCCGCATATATCAACCTTTACGGGCagctttgctgctttttataGCGTTCACAGAAAAGGCCGTAAAAGAGCGCCCggagaacaacagcaaaagcgaCAAATAAGACAAAAAGTTTTGGCAAGAAACATGGCGCACATGGGCCTTAGATATTGGGCACTCTGTCTGAACTTGGGCTTCCGCTTgttttctcttcttcttcttttggtTCTGTTTGCGCACGGCATCCGTTTCCGTTCCAGACTCGCCACTGGCCCAACCGGCTGGGCATCACTCTTCTAAGGCTGAGCTCGTGTCGTGTTTTCTaagaaaattaactttttttttgtaatgatAATAATGCAAAAAATTGTTATGAAGTTTAAGAATATATGCTTCTaaaaaacattataaaattatttgaaataattcaaatgaaaaactgTAAACAAATTAACTTAGTTATGGTATCGAAAAATCgtgcatatttttgttttgtggttCGTGTTAGAAAATCCAACAAGCATCCATCTCTATTTTGTTTCTTACTTCATctttctctttcgctctccCGTGTCGCACTGGCAGCTTCACTTAACGCGTTGCTGTAGATTTATTGCCTCGCGCCCGTTGGCAAACCTGAAAGGCATTTCAcattaatttcttaaattgaAGCCTCGGTCAGCAGACGTACATATGTAGCTCGCATATAtctgcacaaaaaaaaaaaaaaaagaaaatgaaataaaaagaatgcatagtttttctttttcgctGATGCTGTCTTTTTCAGCTAAGAAAATCGATGCGAATTACTTGCCAACAGTTGGTGCTGGCGTTGCCTATCCgaacataattaaatatgcttGTCTATCCTAtaggtatatacatacatataaattttcTTGTGCTTGGTGCCTGCTAATTACGTGTTTGTCTAGCTTAATTAATGCGCAGCATGTCATTTGCAAAGTGCATTGAGAATAATATATTcgaattcaaaataataactGAATCTTTGCTTGGTTAATGTTAGGTGGCAACGCTAAAAGATCTTAAAAGTGTTGCTTAACTCTGTTGACAATCGATTAATTGCTGACGCTGGCAATCTTCTTCTTAGAAATGCTGCCTAACTCTGTTGACTATCGATTAATTGCTGCGGCTGGCAATCTTCATTAAAAAGctccaaaaatttaaaatttaattcttCGACTACAGTAACGGTAATTTTACACatggtttattttttggcgACTTAAAATCATAAATAGCATTCTTTTAGCGGCATTCTTCAGAAGTGGATAgtttgctgcttttttttattataaattttgacCATGGTGGATAGCTGCATCTTCATTTGGGGCAACTGCGCGTTGCGTCAGCGGCACAAAACGAATAGTTTGTTCATGTTTATGGCTTTTGGCTGCCGGTCATGCGATGAATGCGCGTCGATTCGGGCTGGCgacccaaaaaacaaaaaactattgTGCGCTTGCAAAGAAGATTTACGAGTTGCATTTATGAGCAAATTTCTGGCTCTGGCTCGGACCGTGGGTCTCCCTACCAGTTGAGTAATGCGTGTTTTCCAATTGCCGCCATATATCAATTGTTAGCAGCCAATTTGGCGATCAATATAAAAACGCGTGCTCCGAACATTAACACATAATCATGGCCAGTAACGGACACGATGCTGGCTCCGTATTGGAACAAAGTGGTGCACATTAAGCGTGGGGCAGTTAAAGCGGACGACTGCCTGGGCGCAGTGGCCCGCATATTTGTATTGGCTTTGGTTGCGCtctgttgtcgtcgtcgtcgtcgtcgtcgatgTTGGGTTTCTTGTTCTGCTACCTTCATTAAATTACACACAAAGAGGCAGCCATGTGTGGTCGTCGTGTCCTTCGTTTCAAGGATTTGCTGCAGCTCCCGCTGCCCGTTTCAGCCTCTTATCCCGCACTTGCTACCGTGTAATCGCAAATAATCATCCACTTAGCGTCATGAAACTTTATGCCCAATACTCGTCCGGCTTTGCTTCACAAACTGTGCGCTGGCAGCTGAGAGCTGGCGGCTGAGAGCTGTGAAGCTGGAAGTCGGCACTCAAATGTCCTGCCCTAAGAGACTCGGAGTCAGCATAAAGTGCCTGGACATAGTCATAAtaatgtttattattgttgccaaTTGAGCACATGCCgactgtttgtttgttctgCCAATGCTACACATAAAAGATACAAATGGATTTCGCATAGCACACACTTGTGGTGTGGGCTTGACTGAGCTTCCTGGTTTCTGGGGCTTGCGGCTGCCAGCTGGAGCATAAAGCCAAGACAAGTATTCGTAAAACGAGCGCATAGGTAAATAAAAGGCTTTTATCCAGCCGACGGGCACTTTAATAAGTTGAACGAGTGGAAGATATTTTGGGGTCCCCCGAACTAAAGTTCCAATTACATATCAAGTCCATGTCTGCGCAGTCTGGCAACGTAATAGAACGATGATCCATCGACGAATCGACGCGGaacttatcgataatttgTTTTGATCGAAACACTGTACACTGTACTAAATTTCCTGAAAATGATCCCTTTTTAGGAAAGGCCTTTTAAAAAGCAACGCTGtccaaataaatttgttgtatatatacaacacCCCAAAATGAAAGCCATTCAAGTGGCTATCGTCCACGGACATGTGCCAACTAAGTAGGTAATCAATGcccccaacacaacacaaatcatttaattaaaatatattggaCGAGAAATTCTGGTTACATTATCGCTGCACATTATCTGCGGCCAGGACATGCCAGGGCCCCATTTCAGCAACCCACTAATGAAATCCATTACGTGGCATTCCATTTCCCGACGATTGCACAATTTTAGTTACAAGTACCACACGCCTGCCCAGATTTTGCCCCGTTGGTGATTATCCTGGCCTCATTATGGTCAAAAATCAGAAATACTTAAATCCAATAGGCTGGAATAATTTGCAATGGAAGGCGGCGAGCTCAATGGAGCGTTAATGAAATAATTAACGCATAAACAGAATTGTAGAGCAAGGTCTTCGCTTGAagcctgcaacaacaacaggaataGCAAGAGGTCTTGGCCAGAAATTTAATACAGCAACAACTGTTACAAAGTCATCAATTTTAGTGGCTGTCCAGTGGGAGGAGGTGCTGGGGGCCGCTCGGATGCGCCGGCTGAGCCAGCCAAGCATGCAATTTGCTGCTTATTTATGGGCCCCAAGACGTTGGGCCCCCGTCCAGAGCTTCTTGAGGCCGCAAACCGGGCCCGGAACCATCAAGAAAACttgcaaaataaaagttttccGCTATTTGATTTGTTGGCCAGTGGATGAGCGGGCGGTTATTGGGGGCTTGGAGGACTGCTAAATCTATTGACCTAACCCGTTAAAAGCATTAGGCAATAGATGCAGCAAATAAAACTTGctaactgcaactgcaactgcaactgtaacTGCTCTGTTGGTTTATTCTTCCGCTGTCCTGGTCCCGGGTCCCATACCACAGCCCACTTGGGCGTCCACATCCTGGTCGCGCTTTTGTTTGTCCGCTGCGaaaattttacaatttctgGCCCGAGCGGCGGATGTTCGTTGTTGGTGCTGCAGGATGCGCCAGAAATGGTTGCACTTCCTTTCCGCTGCTTTATGACTTGGGCCCACAGTTCTTTTGCGCCATTTAAGTGGCCCTAAAATGAGATTTTATAGCATTTTCTACACCACTTTCAACGTAATTGACGCCCttttttttgtcaatataCACTATGATATTTAAATAGCAGGTATTAAGCGGCCTTGCCAAGCAATATATTTTCGTTTGAAGTTGAGCTTGTTCGGTGTGCCcacgaaaatttaattgtggCCCATATGGCTTTCAATAACCGTAAAAATACGCCTGCCAACGGAAGAAAATTCTTTTATTCAAAAGGTATCTTCTGTGAAAAGATTATCAATCAGTCAAGAGAGTAAGAGAGTAGCCTTCTGTATTCAATATAGTTAAGAATTCCTTTTATCATTTACAGAAATAATGTTACTCAACAGTCATATTACAGTCATAAATTCTGCAAACAGAATACTGTTAAAACTCTTGTGTTAAGCTAACATGATAATGTTGTTGCAAGATCAATATGTTTTAATCGAATTATTAATAAGCGCAAAAAAAGGTTGTGAATTGTAATCCAATCATAAaagcagtgttgtaaaatggcATCAAGTCGAGCCTGGTTGTAATTAGGTAAATTTGCTGGAAATGtgattttgtattttagcTACTCAAGCAATTCCATTTCAAAGGCACAGATGCCGCACATAGCCCTGGGCAGAGCTTCGGTCATTAAAAGCAGTCTCAAACGTCTCGACGTCATAGCTCAATGTCGCCAAAGGCGCAGTGCGCAAGAGACAGGGCGAGCTAGTTGGAAAAGAGAAGGAAAAAAGTAAGTGCAGGTAAAAATAAGCTAAACACCAGGTGTAAGTTAGCGAAAAAAGCCAAGTTGAGCAGCTCATAAAAACTCAAGAAGGCGAAATATTTAGCTTGAAGGGTGCAGGAtggaattgaaaaaataaaatggaaaggGCGTGGCTTGGATTACTAGCATGCCAGAAGAGTGTAGGGCAGGGCAGGGGAGAGCAGTGCGCCTGCATTTAGCTAATCCATGGCCCAAGTTTAAgcaaaacaaaggcaaaagccAAAGCAGAGCTCAAGGACAACGCCGGCTGACAGGATGGAGAATGCAGGCTGGCAGGCCGTCGAGTGGCGCTGAGGTACGACAACTATGCGACTACTTGACAGTCACCAAGTCTTGAGTTTagttctttatttttgtgccACATACCCATTCTATATGAGTAAGAAAGAGGGCATAATGGACTCTGCCAACGATATAAGCCCACTTTCTTAGAACCAATTAAAGTTGATGTCTTTTTGAGTATACTTCTAAGGTTATAACTTTactattaaattaaaaaagtggACACAGTTTTACTTTTGGTTCCTAACACATATTGGAATACCAACTGTAAGCCTTGACAATTTCATTGCAATCGGTAAACATATGCAGAAGTTATTTGAGTCTGAAGAAGCACAGCATTCACGGCCATGCGGATCTGTAGGCAGAGTATCTGCTGGTCCATAGCCTGGTActattaatttttgctttgtgttgcatacttttgtgcgcttaaatttgttgctccaaatattttttgtggAACGCTTGGCTCGTGCACGCTCTTATATGTAAATTGATGGCTTCTGTTTGTCTTTGGCGCGCAGTCGAAAAACTCGCAAATCCGTTGAAAATCcttttttaacttttaatgATGCCAGCCTGCGCTGTTTGTCTCTCCTTCGACAGCTCCAAGTGTGCCAATGTTTTCACTTGGGATTTGCGTAAAGTATCTGTTAAAAGCATCCTTTCATTctagcaacagcaaccacaTGGCCAAACGCTAAAATGagccaaaatataaaatgaaaaaaaaaaaaaaaaaacaacaaaaaaacgatAGAAAACAGCTGCCCCAATTCTGTTTGCCATCAATTTAGCCTGGCtaacaaatatgaaaacaaaagctCAGCCATTTTGATATTCACAGCTTCCCAGCTGGGGAGCAGCCGGCGCAAGCTCGAGGGGCCTCATAAACCTGGCCTTTATTTTTCGCTTTATgcttgtttggctttttttttttttaattttattatcaGCGTAGGCCATCTTGAAGGCTCTTGCCCGGGCAATGCACCCATTTGAGCTGAACTTTAGAACTGATAAAGACGGCAATTGTTTATGCCAAATCTGTTTAAGCTTAAAGCTTACTTCTAAGACGTAATCATATATTGCTTAAATTAAAGATTCTTTAAAAGaatgaaaatgtaaaattctCAAAATCGTAGAAAAATTAATGTGCTAATAAAAGCAATCTGATTATGttgatttataattaattgggGAATCCTAAAGAAATTTAATGTGATTTCTTTTGAAACCTTATAATACAGAAGAAGCTTTGGCTTTAAATAATCAACAAGTTATTTGCTAATCGGTTAGATTAATTCTAGAACTCAATTGAATTTATCTAACTTGTACTGCCCAATCACATTAACATTATCTGATTAATTtcagttttattatttatgcccTTATCCGTTTTTTTGTGGACTCCGCTCTGGCATTCTGCTCACATTCGCCTTCTCTTTCTAAACCACTCTATTCCTTTACTCAATTTCGTTTGTTTCTGGTTTACTTTATTACCTGTTGTCCGAAAGGCACGTTTCAGCTCTCACACATCATCTCAGCTTAGCCTCACTCCATCATCATCTGATGCCTTCTCTGTATACCCTACGCCATTTTCACTTCCACGGCTGCCTTGCCTTTTTGCTCCACTCCTCTTTATTCCTGTTTTTATCACTTGCTTCGACTGTTTCCGTTATTACTTTGCTGACGTTGCACATTTTGCTCACGCGTTGCCTTATCTTCAACTCGAGTACCTTTTATGCTTTTCGGTGCAAATTATTTCCGCAACATTTATTCgacaattaaaatgtttccCGTGGAATATGGGGGAGAGTGCTCAGAAGTGATATAGCACCTTTTCATATTTAGTAGTCGTAAGATTTTAATTGCGTTCGCCTGGCGCCTGTTTCAGACACAAATTTTGTACATATTTGATTACCATGGCCAAGACAAATGCCTCGCACTTGGTGGTATCTATGGATACATAACCTCAAACCAACTGAGGCTACCCATCCAAGGCTCAGGCCCGTATCAGGCCCAAGGACACACAATTTCTAGCACGTGCGCAAATTATCCGAAGGCAAACGTTTGAATAATATAACAGCTGCAAAACAGACGCAAAAACAATGACAATGCCACACCTCAAACTTGAGGCGCAGTTTCCGCCTCCACCTCGGTCTTATCCATTTTCAGGTCCTTCCAGACCAAAACTCATTAATTATAGGAATGCTCTGccagtgctggccatgaataCGACATTGTATTTATAATCAActttaccaatgatgctcatCAACATTCAGCATGTTTTATGCGTGCATTTCGATTGTTGAGCCTTAAGTTTGGATTAATGTCGGGCTATGTGGCTCAGCGTAATGATTATTGCAATAGTTTTCTCATTAATCAACACTCGAATGATTTCACAGACTTTCAGTTGCTctacatattaaaatatatagaaatatatatatatctatattttttttctgtgctgtAAAGTTAATTAAGCGGAAGCTGGCGTTGCAATACAGAGTAAAGCTTCTGTTTTAATTTGTGGCAACACTCGAAAAACTCTCACTAACGAAATTTAGTGTTGAAAAACATAGTTAAGATATTTGAAATTGAGGTAGCAATacttttttttagtatttattgACTATTCGAAAACATTTCCTACCTCGATTAAGTTGgttattttattaaacatttagAAAGTATTATTATGCACTCTAACTGCCTTTCCACGTCAATTTTGTGCACTGACAATATCTCGATTTTGATTTATCGTATGTGTTCGAGTGACATTTACATGATTTTGCCGTGTCGTCTGCAAATGTTGCCTTAACAGGCAATCTTAAATCATTTGTCCCCAGTATTGGCACTGAAAAGcattaatcaaaataaatctATTAGCCAGCTAATATGGCAATGGAACCGACTACACAACGTGCCAGACTACGACAGTCAGGctatggacacacacacacacatactctgAGAGTTAATGCCTGGCactgatatatataaatgatacTGTAAGGC
This window harbors:
- the RpS11 gene encoding small ribosomal subunit protein uS17 isoform X2: MADQQTERAFRKQHSVPTTRRKSANGKKRLRFYRQIGLGFKIPAEAIDGTYIDKKCPWTGNVRIRGRILTGVVRKTKMQRTIVIRRDYLHFVRKYSRFEKRHRNMSVHCSPAFRDVEHGDIVTIGECRPLSKTVRFNVLKVSKGQGAKKSFKKF
- the RpS11 gene encoding small ribosomal subunit protein uS17 isoform X1 gives rise to the protein MADQNERAFQKQFGVNLNRKVKPGVTKKKVLRRYRDVGLGFKTPREAIDGTYIDKKCPWTGNVRIRGRILTGVVRKTKMQRTIVIRRDYLHFVRKYSRFEKRHRNMSVHCSPAFRDVEHGDIVTIGECRPLSKTVRFNVLKVSKGQGAKKSFKKF